One Paenibacillus crassostreae DNA segment encodes these proteins:
- a CDS encoding ABC transporter permease, giving the protein MNKLMKILNVDSLIIPVIAVIFGLLTGALIMLAGGYDPILAYSSLFTTVFGDSYGFGEAIREITPLVMTGLAVAFAYRAGLFNIGAEGQYIIGMTAASIIGIKVTGLPAIIHAPLAIIAGGLCGGLWAGIVGYLKAKRGVNEVIVSIMLNWTALYFSNYIVNNFLLIKGQQRSMDIEPTASISLEWLSLFMDNARMHWGTLIAILAAVFFYVYMWKSKQGYELRAVGHNNHAAEYAGMNVRRNIVKAMFISGIFAGLGGAFQVLGVFHYQAIFTGSPGVGFDGIAVALIGMNHPLGTLLGAALFGTLTYGSSGMSFGAGVPPEIIRIVLGSIIFFIAAQGIVRWVLKPIYLKRKKEKVL; this is encoded by the coding sequence ATGAATAAATTGATGAAGATATTAAATGTAGATAGTCTTATTATCCCAGTTATAGCTGTAATATTCGGCCTGCTTACAGGTGCATTGATCATGTTGGCAGGTGGGTATGATCCAATACTTGCTTATAGTTCTCTATTTACGACGGTGTTTGGTGATTCCTATGGTTTTGGTGAGGCTATTCGCGAAATAACACCACTGGTGATGACAGGTCTTGCCGTAGCCTTTGCTTATCGTGCCGGACTATTCAATATTGGTGCAGAAGGTCAATATATTATTGGTATGACAGCTGCGTCTATTATTGGAATTAAAGTTACGGGTCTGCCAGCGATCATTCATGCACCATTAGCTATTATAGCTGGGGGTCTGTGTGGTGGTTTATGGGCTGGTATTGTAGGATATCTGAAGGCTAAAAGAGGCGTAAATGAAGTTATTGTCTCCATCATGTTGAATTGGACAGCGTTGTACTTTAGTAATTATATTGTGAACAATTTCTTGCTAATCAAAGGTCAACAAAGATCCATGGATATAGAACCAACGGCATCAATTTCACTTGAATGGTTATCTTTATTTATGGATAATGCACGTATGCACTGGGGTACTTTGATCGCGATCTTAGCTGCTGTGTTCTTTTATGTGTACATGTGGAAGAGTAAACAGGGATACGAACTTAGAGCTGTAGGTCACAATAATCATGCTGCAGAGTATGCCGGGATGAACGTACGTCGGAATATCGTGAAAGCAATGTTTATCAGTGGTATCTTCGCAGGGCTAGGTGGTGCATTTCAGGTGCTTGGCGTGTTCCACTATCAGGCTATTTTTACGGGTTCGCCAGGCGTTGGATTTGATGGAATAGCCGTAGCATTAATTGGTATGAACCATCCATTAGGAACATTGCTGGGTGCTGCTTTGTTTGGAACCCTAACATATGGATCCTCAGGCATGAGCTTTGGCGCAGGAGTGCCTCCAGAGATTATTCGAATTGTGCTTGGTTCAATCATCTTCTTTATTGCTGCACAAGGAATCGTACGCTGGGTGCTTAAACCTATATATCTTAAACGCAAGAAAGAGAAGGTGTTGTAA
- the rpmI gene encoding 50S ribosomal protein L35, producing MPKMKTHSSLKGRFKITGTGKVMRYKAFKNHLLSHKSKRQKRVLGTNPTMAPGDVKRLKQGLSNLK from the coding sequence ATGCCTAAAATGAAAACACATAGCAGTCTTAAAGGCCGCTTTAAAATTACTGGAACAGGTAAAGTAATGCGTTATAAAGCGTTCAAAAACCATCTTTTGTCTCATAAATCCAAGCGTCAAAAACGCGTGCTTGGCACAAACCCTACGATGGCACCAGGGGACGTTAAACGTTTGAAACAAGGTTTGTCTAATTTGAAGTAA
- the ilvN gene encoding acetolactate synthase small subunit — protein MTMRHTISILVNDQPGVLQRVSGLFGRRGFNIESITVGQSEEVGLSRMVIVTLGDEHTLEQIEKQLYKLIDVIKVINLGSKPMVGRELALIKVKAETSERPEILGVVDTFRASVVDIGSNSLIVQVIGDSSKIDAMIELLTPYGIRELSRTGVTAMTRGNA, from the coding sequence ATGACTATGAGACATACGATTTCTATACTTGTGAATGACCAACCTGGTGTACTACAGAGAGTTTCTGGACTTTTTGGTAGACGAGGGTTCAATATTGAAAGTATTACAGTAGGTCAGTCTGAAGAAGTTGGTTTATCACGTATGGTCATTGTGACACTGGGTGATGAACACACGCTTGAACAGATCGAGAAACAGTTGTACAAGTTGATTGATGTTATTAAGGTTATTAATCTAGGTTCTAAACCGATGGTAGGTCGCGAACTTGCTCTAATTAAAGTAAAAGCTGAAACGTCTGAACGTCCGGAGATTCTTGGAGTGGTAGATACGTTTCGTGCATCGGTTGTTGATATTGGCTCAAATAGTCTAATTGTTCAAGTTATTGGGGATTCTAGCAAGATTGATGCTATGATTGAATTATTAACACCTTATGGAATTCGTGAGCTATCGCGAACTGGAGTTACGGCAATGACTCGTGGTAATGCTTAG
- a CDS encoding BMP family lipoprotein has product MKKILNTSLVLALSLSVVLAGCGKNENNATGEAATGNNAAPTSTIKIGMVTDVGGVNDKSFNQSAWEALTAIKEETGADVQYLQSKDKTEYTPNLNKYVKGGYDLTWGIGFDLGEDIKSVADQNPESKLAIIDAVVDSPNVQSVTFAENEGAFLVGVVAGKMTTTNKIGFVGGSEIPVIKRFEVGFLAGVAAVNPDAKVNVFYTGAFDKPDQGKVAAATMYNDGSDIIFHASGATGTGVFNEATSRVKQGEKVWVIGVDKDQSLEFGDEVTLTSMVKGVDAAVKRVSQEVVDGTFKGGTVELGLAEDGVGIAKTSDKNVPADVIALVEEYKAKIISGEITVPQE; this is encoded by the coding sequence ATGAAGAAGATACTAAATACATCTTTGGTATTAGCATTGTCACTATCTGTTGTACTAGCAGGTTGTGGTAAGAATGAAAATAACGCAACGGGTGAAGCGGCAACTGGTAATAATGCAGCACCTACATCAACAATTAAGATTGGTATGGTTACTGACGTAGGTGGAGTAAACGACAAATCGTTTAACCAATCTGCTTGGGAAGCACTAACTGCAATTAAAGAAGAAACAGGTGCTGATGTACAATATCTACAAAGTAAAGATAAGACAGAATATACACCTAACCTTAATAAATATGTAAAAGGTGGATATGATCTTACTTGGGGGATTGGATTCGATCTTGGAGAAGATATCAAGAGTGTAGCTGATCAGAACCCTGAATCGAAGCTTGCGATTATTGACGCTGTTGTAGATTCTCCAAACGTTCAGTCTGTAACTTTTGCAGAGAATGAAGGAGCTTTCTTGGTGGGTGTCGTAGCTGGTAAAATGACAACAACTAATAAAATTGGATTTGTGGGCGGATCTGAAATTCCAGTTATCAAACGTTTTGAAGTTGGTTTCTTGGCTGGGGTAGCAGCAGTTAATCCAGATGCTAAAGTAAATGTATTCTACACAGGTGCATTTGATAAACCTGACCAAGGTAAAGTAGCAGCAGCAACAATGTACAATGATGGTTCAGATATTATTTTCCACGCTTCTGGTGCAACTGGAACTGGCGTATTTAACGAAGCAACTTCACGTGTGAAACAAGGTGAAAAGGTTTGGGTTATTGGCGTAGATAAAGATCAATCATTGGAATTTGGTGATGAGGTTACACTTACATCCATGGTTAAAGGCGTAGATGCAGCCGTGAAGAGAGTGTCACAAGAAGTTGTTGATGGAACTTTCAAAGGTGGTACTGTAGAACTTGGTCTTGCTGAAGATGGCGTTGGTATTGCTAAAACTTCTGACAAGAATGTTCCGGCTGATGTAATAGCTTTAGTTGAAGAATATAAAGCGAAGATCATTAGTGGAGAAATTACTGTTCCACAAGAATAG
- a CDS encoding ABC transporter permease → MDWVTTIGQLINTTLVFATAFIFASLGGIFSERSGVINIGIEGFMAFGAFAAAVGSYYAETAGMGVLSPYIGLLAAIILGVLSSLIHAVASITFKADQTISGIVINFLAAGSTLYLVRLLFDGQGETPLLIEVFEKTNFWGLSDIPFLGDVLFHHYPTTYIAVILVFVVHYVIFKTPFGMRLRAVGEHPSAADTVGIKVNRMRYMGVMLSGALAALGGAAITLTTTSMFAHNTISGQGFIAIAAMIFGKWNPIGAFGAAVFFGFSQAIGSYVRLFDWSQNIPQEFIYMLPYVLTVIVLVAAVGRSYAPTALGEPYDPGKR, encoded by the coding sequence ATGGATTGGGTAACGACGATCGGCCAACTGATCAACACAACGCTTGTCTTTGCAACAGCGTTTATCTTTGCTTCTTTAGGTGGTATTTTCTCAGAACGTTCTGGTGTAATCAATATAGGTATTGAGGGATTTATGGCCTTTGGTGCATTCGCAGCAGCAGTGGGATCCTATTATGCTGAGACTGCAGGGATGGGAGTTCTCTCACCTTACATAGGGCTGTTAGCAGCGATAATATTAGGCGTTCTCTCATCTCTTATTCATGCGGTTGCCTCTATAACTTTTAAAGCAGACCAGACGATCAGTGGTATTGTAATTAACTTTTTAGCAGCGGGGAGTACGTTGTATTTAGTCAGACTCTTGTTTGATGGACAAGGTGAGACCCCACTCCTAATAGAGGTTTTTGAGAAAACTAATTTTTGGGGATTATCAGATATTCCTTTTCTAGGAGACGTATTATTCCACCATTATCCGACGACTTACATTGCGGTTATTTTGGTATTCGTAGTACATTACGTTATCTTCAAAACACCATTTGGCATGCGGTTACGTGCAGTAGGAGAGCATCCAAGTGCTGCGGATACGGTTGGAATCAAGGTTAATCGAATGCGCTATATGGGAGTAATGCTTAGTGGAGCTTTAGCAGCTCTAGGTGGTGCTGCGATTACATTAACTACGACCAGTATGTTCGCTCATAACACGATCTCGGGACAAGGATTTATTGCAATTGCTGCAATGATTTTTGGGAAATGGAATCCAATAGGTGCTTTCGGTGCGGCTGTGTTCTTTGGATTTTCTCAAGCCATTGGAAGTTATGTGCGATTATTTGATTGGTCACAGAACATTCCTCAGGAATTTATCTATATGCTCCCATATGTGTTAACGGTCATTGTACTAGTCGCTGCAGTAGGAAGATCTTATGCTCCTACAGCACTTGGTGAACCTTATGACCCAGGGAAGAGATAA
- the rplT gene encoding 50S ribosomal protein L20, producing the protein MARVKGGFVVRRRHKKVLKLAKGYFGSKHRIFKTANEQVMKSLVYAYRDRRQTKRNFRRLWIVRINAAARLNGLSYSKLMHGLKLAGVDINRKMLADLAVHDINAFNSIASVAKAKVNA; encoded by the coding sequence ATGGCAAGAGTAAAAGGCGGATTCGTTGTTCGTCGTAGACATAAGAAAGTATTGAAACTCGCTAAAGGTTATTTTGGATCGAAACATCGCATTTTTAAAACAGCAAATGAACAAGTAATGAAGTCACTTGTTTATGCATACCGTGATCGTCGTCAAACAAAACGTAATTTCCGCAGACTGTGGATTGTACGTATTAACGCAGCTGCAAGATTGAACGGATTGTCTTACAGCAAATTAATGCATGGATTGAAATTGGCTGGTGTTGATATTAACCGCAAGATGCTTGCTGATCTAGCTGTTCATGATATCAATGCATTCAACTCAATTGCATCCGTTGCTAAAGCAAAGGTCAACGCGTAG
- a CDS encoding ABC transporter ATP-binding protein codes for MDSANPVVELKGITKRFPGIIANDSISLKLHKGEIHALLGENGAGKSTLMNILFGLYQPDEGSIELNGEQVIIDNPNKAIELGIGMVHQHFKLVQPFTVTENIILGMEPKKYGLHVDYKTATAKIKDLSDQYGLKVNPNAKISEISVGMQQRVEILKTLYRGADILIFDEPTAVLTPQEITELMTIMRRLVEEGKSIILITHKLKEIMRISDTVTIIRRGKVIDTLKTTDTNPNALAEKMVGRNVSFKIDKKPANPGEAILKVRDLKLKNKEGISVLNGLSLEVRSGEILGVAGVDGNGQSELIEALTGLRKVDSGSVMLKGLEIMNQNPRQMSEHGLSHIPEDRHKHGLVLDFSISENMILETYYKAPFTKGGFLNQQAITEQAERLVKQFDVRTPSIDTKARSLSGGNQQKAIIAREIDKNPELLIAAQPTRGLDVGAIEFVQEQIVSQRDQGKAVLLISFELDEIMNVADRIVVLYEGRVVGDVLPEETNDQELGLMMSGSTVAGGH; via the coding sequence ATGGATTCAGCAAACCCAGTAGTTGAACTGAAGGGAATTACGAAACGCTTTCCAGGCATTATTGCTAATGATTCCATTAGCTTAAAGTTGCACAAGGGAGAAATCCATGCGTTACTGGGAGAGAATGGCGCGGGGAAATCCACATTAATGAATATTTTATTTGGATTATATCAACCTGATGAAGGCAGTATTGAATTAAATGGTGAACAGGTTATCATTGATAATCCGAATAAAGCAATTGAGCTTGGCATTGGTATGGTACATCAGCACTTTAAACTTGTACAACCCTTTACGGTTACAGAAAATATTATTCTAGGTATGGAACCAAAGAAATATGGCTTACATGTAGATTATAAGACGGCTACGGCTAAAATTAAGGATCTATCTGATCAATATGGGTTGAAGGTGAATCCCAATGCTAAAATCTCTGAGATTTCAGTGGGTATGCAACAACGTGTTGAAATTTTAAAAACGTTATATCGTGGTGCGGATATTCTAATATTTGATGAGCCGACTGCAGTGTTAACACCGCAGGAGATCACTGAGCTTATGACTATTATGCGTAGATTGGTCGAAGAGGGCAAATCTATCATACTTATTACACATAAGCTAAAGGAAATTATGCGTATATCAGATACCGTAACGATTATAAGACGTGGAAAAGTTATAGATACATTGAAAACGACTGACACCAATCCCAATGCTCTTGCGGAAAAGATGGTCGGACGTAATGTTTCATTTAAAATTGATAAAAAGCCTGCTAATCCTGGAGAAGCTATACTAAAAGTTCGGGATTTGAAGTTGAAGAATAAAGAAGGTATCTCAGTTCTAAATGGATTATCTTTGGAAGTAAGATCAGGTGAAATTCTAGGTGTTGCAGGTGTTGATGGGAATGGACAAAGTGAGCTCATTGAAGCATTAACGGGTTTAAGAAAAGTCGATAGTGGTTCAGTAATGCTAAAAGGGTTAGAAATCATGAATCAAAATCCACGTCAAATGTCTGAACATGGGCTATCTCATATTCCAGAAGATCGCCATAAACACGGATTGGTACTTGATTTCAGCATTAGTGAAAACATGATACTAGAAACATACTACAAAGCACCTTTTACCAAGGGTGGATTTCTAAATCAACAAGCGATAACTGAACAAGCTGAACGTTTGGTTAAACAATTTGATGTTAGAACACCGAGTATTGATACCAAAGCACGTTCATTATCAGGTGGTAATCAACAAAAGGCGATTATAGCCCGGGAAATAGATAAAAACCCAGAACTTCTTATTGCTGCACAACCTACAAGAGGATTAGATGTAGGAGCAATCGAATTCGTTCAAGAACAAATAGTATCCCAAAGAGATCAAGGGAAAGCTGTATTACTTATATCTTTTGAACTGGATGAGATCATGAATGTCGCTGATAGAATTGTAGTTCTATATGAAGGTCGAGTTGTAGGCGATGTACTTCCTGAAGAAACGAATGATCAAGAGTTAGGTTTAATGATGTCAGGTAGTACGGTGGCAGGGGGACATTAA
- a CDS encoding phosphatase PAP2 family protein yields MKQLTYKFIRLDQQIFQWINRRLHHRFLNFWLYYLTHLGGATFTITVSILTWAFAPLPWSTTGAQAAIALAISHIPVSIVKKLYPRLRPYIAIKETNTFRNPLSDHSFPSGHTTAAFSTAFPFMLAFPEWMPVFLSLSTIVGFSRIYLGLHYPSDVLAGAFIGSSVAYITVALWT; encoded by the coding sequence ATGAAACAACTCACCTATAAATTTATAAGATTAGATCAACAGATATTTCAATGGATAAACCGTAGGCTCCATCATCGTTTTTTAAATTTCTGGTTATATTATCTCACCCATTTAGGTGGGGCAACATTTACTATTACGGTTAGCATACTTACTTGGGCATTTGCACCACTTCCATGGAGTACTACTGGTGCTCAGGCTGCTATTGCACTTGCTATAAGTCATATACCTGTTTCAATTGTAAAGAAGTTGTATCCGAGATTGCGCCCTTATATTGCTATTAAGGAGACGAATACATTCCGTAATCCTCTAAGTGATCATTCGTTCCCATCCGGTCATACAACTGCAGCTTTCTCCACAGCATTCCCTTTCATGCTTGCTTTTCCTGAATGGATGCCAGTATTCTTAAGTCTTAGTACAATTGTAGGTTTCTCTAGGATTTATCTTGGTCTCCATTACCCATCAGATGTTCTCGCGGGTGCCTTTATCGGTTCATCCGTGGCCTATATCACTGTTGCATTATGGACCTGA
- a CDS encoding glycosyltransferase family 2 protein, whose product MIDVIFIAIQVILAVVGIYQFVFSLFGLRRKKKTVHFPATKSFAVLVAAHNEEQVVGALMENLKELDYPKELYDVFVICDNCTDGTAAIVREHGMKACVRTNSNLRGKGYAIEWMLKELWNMPRQYDAVVMFDADNLAAPNFLTEMNDDLNSGARVIQGYIDTKNPEDSWITAAYGISYWYINRLWQLSRHNMGMANFLGGTGMCFETKLLKDMGWGATSLVEDLEFTMRSVQNNVYPKFNYDAKVFDEKPLTFKASSRQRLRWMQGHFTVARKYFFPLLWQSIKERSLVKLDLALYGVNVYIVLLTFLMTASMWVDVAIFNGPNIANLYGYLPFWLSGVAIAANILTFFAALILEKITFKKVYQYLILFPVYLISWYPITFYAFFTQNNKQWSHTEHTRVVRMEEVVQSKQA is encoded by the coding sequence ATGATAGATGTTATTTTTATTGCAATTCAGGTTATTTTGGCAGTGGTTGGTATTTACCAGTTCGTGTTTTCTTTATTTGGTCTTCGTAGGAAGAAGAAAACGGTACATTTCCCAGCTACTAAGTCATTTGCTGTTCTAGTTGCTGCACACAATGAGGAACAGGTTGTTGGAGCGCTTATGGAGAATTTGAAAGAACTCGATTATCCTAAAGAGTTATATGATGTATTTGTCATTTGTGACAACTGCACTGATGGTACTGCAGCTATCGTTCGTGAGCATGGAATGAAAGCTTGTGTACGTACAAACTCAAATCTTCGTGGTAAAGGTTATGCCATTGAATGGATGTTGAAAGAACTTTGGAATATGCCGCGCCAGTATGATGCAGTAGTCATGTTCGATGCTGATAATTTAGCTGCACCTAATTTCTTGACGGAAATGAATGATGATTTGAACTCAGGTGCACGCGTTATTCAAGGGTATATTGATACGAAGAACCCAGAAGATTCATGGATTACAGCAGCATATGGTATTTCCTATTGGTACATCAATCGTCTCTGGCAGCTTTCTCGCCATAATATGGGCATGGCCAATTTCTTGGGTGGTACCGGGATGTGTTTCGAAACAAAACTGTTGAAGGATATGGGATGGGGAGCTACGAGCTTGGTAGAGGATCTTGAATTTACGATGCGTAGCGTTCAAAATAATGTATATCCTAAATTTAATTACGATGCCAAAGTGTTCGATGAGAAGCCACTTACATTTAAAGCTTCTTCGAGACAACGCCTCCGTTGGATGCAAGGCCATTTTACAGTGGCCCGTAAATACTTTTTTCCACTCTTATGGCAAAGTATTAAAGAACGAAGCTTGGTTAAGTTGGACTTAGCTTTGTACGGTGTCAATGTATATATTGTGCTACTAACTTTTCTAATGACAGCATCGATGTGGGTGGATGTGGCTATATTTAATGGCCCGAACATCGCTAATTTATATGGCTATTTACCATTTTGGCTAAGTGGTGTGGCCATAGCGGCGAATATATTAACCTTCTTTGCTGCACTTATTTTAGAGAAGATAACCTTTAAAAAGGTATATCAATATCTCATCTTGTTTCCGGTTTACTTGATTTCTTGGTATCCTATTACGTTCTATGCCTTCTTTACACAGAACAACAAACAATGGAGCCATACGGAACATACTCGAGTTGTCAGAATGGAAGAGGTAGTGCAGAGTAAGCAAGCATAA
- the infC gene encoding translation initiation factor IF-3: MINDEIRAKEVRLVGAEGEQIGITPIREALQMATDLNLDLVNVAPQAKPPVCRIMDYGKFRYETQKKEKEARKNQKIVDTKEVWFRANIDEHDYQTKLRNVVKFLKEGDKVKCSVRFRGREIAHASIGQKILERVKEEVAEYSSVERFPKLEGRSMIMILAPKAQ, from the coding sequence ATGATCAATGACGAAATTCGGGCCAAAGAGGTCCGCTTGGTGGGGGCAGAGGGTGAACAAATCGGAATTACGCCGATACGTGAAGCGCTGCAGATGGCAACGGATCTTAATCTCGATTTGGTAAATGTAGCGCCTCAGGCAAAACCGCCGGTGTGCCGCATCATGGATTACGGTAAGTTCCGTTATGAAACACAGAAGAAAGAAAAAGAAGCTCGTAAGAACCAGAAAATCGTGGATACCAAAGAAGTATGGTTCCGTGCAAATATTGACGAACATGATTATCAAACCAAGCTTCGCAATGTCGTTAAATTCTTAAAAGAAGGCGACAAGGTTAAATGCTCTGTGCGTTTCCGCGGGCGTGAAATTGCACATGCAAGTATTGGCCAAAAGATTCTTGAACGTGTGAAAGAAGAAGTAGCTGAGTATTCATCTGTAGAGCGTTTCCCTAAACTTGAGGGTCGCAGTATGATTATGATCTTGGCTCCTAAAGCTCAATAA
- the ilvB gene encoding biosynthetic-type acetolactate synthase large subunit, producing the protein MNEQNTELLSIEQLRKKWMSPEVISGSEILLRSLLLEGVDCVFGYPGGAVLYIYDAMYNYKEFKHLLTRHEQGAIHAADGYARASGKVGVCIATSGPGATNLVTGIATAYMDSVPLVVITGNVATTLIGTDAFQEADITGITLPITKHSYLVRDVKDLPRVIHEAFHIANTGRKGPVLIDIPKDVSAAMIKFKPDDSINVRGYNPRTVPNKLQIDKLVQAISEAKRPYILAGGGVIYSGAHEELFEFATRTEIPITTTLLGLGGFPSGHELWTGMPGMHGTYTSNNAIQQCDLLINIGARFDDRVTGKLNGFAPHAKIVHIDIDPAEIGKNVAVDIPIVGDVKTVFEMLNPLVKRTEQADEWRKLIQQWKSDYPFRYTDSDEVLKPQWVIEMLNETTNGEAIVTTDVGQHQMWAAQYYKFNHTRSWITSGGLGTMGYGLPSAIGAQMAQPDRLVISINGDGGIQMCSQELAICAINNIPVKIVIINNQVLGMVRQWQELIYNNRYSHIDLAGSPDFVKLAEAYGVKGLRATNKEEARIAWQEALATPGPVLLDFVVSKTENVYPMVTQGSTIDQMLMGDE; encoded by the coding sequence ATGAACGAACAAAACACTGAACTATTGTCGATTGAGCAATTACGAAAGAAATGGATGAGTCCGGAAGTCATTTCAGGCTCAGAAATATTGCTACGTAGCCTTCTTCTAGAGGGTGTTGATTGTGTGTTTGGTTATCCAGGAGGCGCAGTACTTTACATTTATGATGCGATGTATAACTACAAAGAATTTAAACACTTATTGACACGCCACGAGCAAGGAGCTATTCATGCAGCAGACGGTTATGCACGTGCAAGCGGCAAAGTGGGTGTATGTATTGCAACATCAGGACCTGGAGCCACGAACCTAGTAACAGGGATTGCTACTGCATATATGGATTCAGTCCCCCTTGTAGTTATTACTGGAAATGTTGCTACGACTTTAATTGGAACGGATGCATTCCAAGAAGCAGATATTACCGGTATTACATTACCAATTACTAAGCATAGCTACTTGGTAAGAGATGTTAAAGATTTGCCAAGAGTTATTCATGAAGCATTTCATATTGCCAATACAGGACGTAAAGGTCCAGTATTGATTGATATTCCTAAGGATGTATCAGCAGCAATGATCAAGTTCAAACCCGATGATAGTATTAATGTTCGAGGCTACAATCCGCGTACGGTACCTAATAAGTTGCAAATAGATAAGCTCGTACAAGCAATTAGTGAAGCTAAACGTCCTTATATCCTAGCAGGCGGAGGAGTAATTTACTCTGGGGCTCATGAAGAATTATTTGAATTTGCAACTCGAACTGAAATTCCGATTACAACAACTCTCCTTGGATTAGGTGGTTTTCCAAGCGGTCATGAGTTGTGGACGGGAATGCCAGGTATGCACGGTACTTACACATCGAACAATGCCATTCAACAATGTGATTTACTAATCAATATTGGAGCACGCTTTGATGACCGTGTAACAGGAAAATTAAATGGTTTTGCACCTCATGCTAAGATTGTACACATTGATATTGATCCAGCGGAGATCGGTAAAAACGTAGCAGTAGATATTCCTATTGTTGGTGATGTGAAGACTGTCTTTGAAATGCTTAACCCATTAGTTAAACGGACAGAACAAGCGGATGAATGGAGAAAGCTGATTCAACAATGGAAATCCGATTATCCTTTCAGATATACTGACTCAGATGAAGTGTTAAAACCTCAATGGGTTATCGAAATGTTGAATGAAACAACCAATGGTGAAGCGATTGTTACAACCGATGTAGGTCAACATCAAATGTGGGCAGCACAATATTACAAATTTAACCACACGAGATCATGGATTACTTCAGGTGGACTTGGAACAATGGGATATGGCCTTCCATCAGCTATCGGAGCACAGATGGCACAACCAGATCGTTTGGTTATCTCCATAAACGGAGATGGAGGTATTCAAATGTGTTCTCAGGAATTAGCGATTTGTGCCATTAATAATATTCCTGTTAAAATTGTCATTATCAACAATCAGGTACTCGGGATGGTACGACAATGGCAAGAATTAATCTATAATAATCGTTATAGCCATATCGATCTAGCAGGAAGTCCAGATTTCGTAAAATTAGCAGAAGCTTATGGCGTGAAGGGACTTCGTGCAACGAATAAAGAGGAAGCGCGGATTGCATGGCAAGAAGCACTTGCTACACCGGGGCCGGTTCTATTGGATTTCGTTGTTAGTAAGACTGAGAATGTATATCCGATGGTTACTCAGGGTTCGACCATTGATCAAATGTTGATGGGGGATGAGTAA
- a CDS encoding GNAT family N-acetyltransferase, whose translation MIRYRRPKQDDPTIHHLINTELVPLSSVTTAEIIEIKKNIPKRLTHGVTLVASTNYDDDPLGFVHFMLHGDLLYIDMLAVAPAAQRKCWGNLLMAHAERFAQSRGCKRSKVMVDIINTNGLSFYKKLGYAVSKLHTSPQYYELEKRL comes from the coding sequence ATGATTCGCTATCGAAGACCCAAACAAGATGATCCCACTATCCACCATTTAATCAATACTGAGCTTGTCCCATTATCTAGTGTGACCACTGCAGAAATTATTGAAATTAAAAAAAATATCCCAAAACGACTCACCCATGGTGTAACTCTTGTGGCTTCCACCAATTACGATGATGATCCTCTAGGATTTGTCCACTTTATGCTACATGGCGACTTGTTGTATATCGATATGTTGGCGGTTGCACCCGCTGCGCAGCGTAAATGTTGGGGTAATTTACTTATGGCTCATGCAGAACGCTTTGCGCAGTCACGTGGATGCAAACGATCCAAGGTCATGGTAGATATCATCAATACAAATGGACTTTCTTTTTATAAAAAACTCGGATACGCTGTATCCAAATTACACACATCTCCACAATACTATGAGTTGGAGAAACGGCTATAA